From a single Myotis daubentonii chromosome 5, mMyoDau2.1, whole genome shotgun sequence genomic region:
- the HAND2 gene encoding heart- and neural crest derivatives-expressed protein 2, producing MSLVGGFPHHPVVHHEGYPFAAAAAAAAAAAASRCSHEENPYFHGWLIGHPEMSPPDYSMALSYSPEYASGAAGLDHSHYGGVPPGAGPPGLGGPRPVKRRGTANRKERRRTQSINSAFAELRECIPNVPADTKLSKIKTLRLATSYIAYLMDLLAKDDQNGEAEAFKAEIKKTDVKEEKRKKELNEILKSTVSSNDKKTKGRTGWPQHVWALELKQ from the exons ATGAGTCTGGTAGGGGGCTTCCCCCACCACCCGGTGGTGCACCATGAAGGCTATCCGttcgccgctgccgccgccgccgctgccgccgccgccgccagccgCTGCAGCCACGAGGAGAACCCCTACTTCCACGGCTGGCTCATCGGCCACCCCGAGATGTCGCCCCCCGACTACAGCATGGCCCTGTCCTACAGCCCGGAGTATGCCAGCGGCGCCGCCGGCCTGGACCACTCCCATTACGGGGGGGTACCGCCGGGCGCCGGGCCCCCGGGCCTGGGGGGGCCGCGCCCGGTGAAGCGCCGGGGCACCGCCAACCGCAAGGAGCGGCGCAGGACTCAGAGCATCAACAGCGCCTTCGCCGAACTGCGCGAGTGCATCCCCAACGTGCCTGCGGACACCAAACTCTCCAAGATCAAGACGCTGCGCCTGGCCACCAGCTACATCGCCTACCTCATGGACCTGCTGGCCAAGGACGACCAGAACGGCGAGGCGGAGGCCTTCAAGGCGGAGATCAAGAAGACAGATgtgaaagaagagaagaggaagaaggagctg AATGAAATCTTGAAAAGCACAGTGAGCAGCAACGACAAGAAAACCAAAGGCCGGACAGGCTGGCCGCAGCACGTCTGGGCCCTGGAACTCaagcagtga